The Flaviramulus sp. BrNp1-15 genome includes the window ACAATATATGAGGCAACTAAAAATCACGAAACAAGTTACCAACCGAGAATCAAAATCCTTAGACAAATACCTTCAAGACATTAGTAAAATACCTTTAATTACCGCCGAAGAAGAGGTGGAATTAGCACAACGTATTAGAAAGGGAGATCAAAAAGCTTTAGATACACTCACAACTGCTAACTTACGATTTGTAGTTTCTGTTTCAAAACAATATCAAAATCAAGGTTTAACATTACCCGATTTAATCAACGAAGGCAATGCAGGACTAGTAAAAGCAGCCAAACGTTTTGATGAAACTAGGGGTTTTAAATTTATATCTTATGCTGTTTGGTGGATTAGGCAAGCAATTTTACAAGCTTTAGCAGAACAATCTCGAATAGTTAGATTACCTTTGAACAAAATTGGGTCTATAAATAAAATAAATAAAGCCTATTCTTTTTTAGAACAGGAACACGAAAGACCACCAAGTGCAGATGAAATTGCCACAAGATTAGACCTTACAGTAAGCGATGTAAAGCAGTCTTTAAAAATTTCTGGAAGACATCTTTCTATGGATGCCCCGTTTAGAGAAGGAGAAACATCTAATTTATATGATGTTATAACTTCTAGCGAAGCACCAAGACCTGATGCCGATTTAATGAAAAGCTCATTAAATGTAGAAGTTAATCGTGCTTTGGATACACTTTCTGAAAAGGAAGCTGAAGTAATTCGCCATTATTATGGCATAAGTAAAAGACAACCTATGAGTCTTCAAGAAATAGGAGACGAATTTGGTTTAACACGAGAACGTGTAAGACAAATAAAAGAAAAAGGCATTCGTAGATTACGACATGCTTCAAAAAGTAAAGTATTAAAAACGTATTTAGGATAACCCTAAAACAAATAACTAAAAAAAAGATATGTTAAAAATTATTGTAAAAGATGGCGAAAATATAGAACGTGCCTTAAAACGTTATAAAAGAAAACACAGAAATATTAAAGTAATGCAAAACCTAAGAGACGGCCAGTTTTTTACTAAACCATCTGTTAAAAGACGTCGTGAAATTCAAAAAGCGGCTTATATACAAAATTTAAGAGATCAAGAGGATATTTAGTCTTTTATTTGAAATAAATATATAAGTCCCATTTACATATTTGTAAGTGGGATTTTTTTATTTAAAGTATTAATAAAATTATTTTAAAAAAACATCCTATTTTTTCAACCTCTTCTTCTTTTCTCTTTTTGTCATTTCTACTTCAATTATATTATTATTACAATAAGCTATATAATCATTATTAGCAATTAATTTTGTAGCAGAACCATTTTCGCCATTATAAAAAACAGGGTTCACAAAAACATAATAATGTTTCTGGTTAGTTAAATTAGATTTACTATTGTTTAATTCTGTAATGTCATCATCTAAATAATATACAGAAAAACGCAATTGACTGTTCTCAGGCTTATCATAACTACCCGTAATTGCTAATGGTGTTAAAGGATAAACTTTACGTCCTATTTTTACCATTATACTATTCTTTTTAAGCACGCCATACCTTGCAAAGGTTCCATCTTCATGTTCTACAACAATATAGTTTGATTCGTTCTTGAAATTATATTCAACTACTAGATCTGGATTAAACTCATCAACAATTTTTACCACCACACCTTTTCTTGCTGCATAAA containing:
- the rpsU gene encoding 30S ribosomal protein S21 yields the protein MLKIIVKDGENIERALKRYKRKHRNIKVMQNLRDGQFFTKPSVKRRREIQKAAYIQNLRDQEDI
- a CDS encoding M23 family metallopeptidase gives rise to the protein MLLKKTNLLTVLCLMIFIWSGNTQNKPLDIKYKRNSDNSVSFSFTKKNPGSTYVILKFNQLTNASTNVIRRTIYGFSGNITTLKPIDPKKGIGFSYSYTFIDGDSRAKPELDFKYILPFKNDKKIAVRKLSYLGEKFGNTNPKNWTSFQFLTEPNDTVYAARKGVVVKIVDEFNPDLVVEYNFKNESNYIVVEHEDGTFARYGVLKKNSIMVKIGRKVYPLTPLAITGSYDKPENSQLRFSVYYLDDDITELNNSKSNLTNQKHYYVFVNPVFYNGENGSATKLIANNDYIAYCNNNIIEVEMTKREKKKRLKK
- a CDS encoding RNA polymerase sigma factor RpoD/SigA; the encoded protein is MRQLKITKQVTNRESKSLDKYLQDISKIPLITAEEEVELAQRIRKGDQKALDTLTTANLRFVVSVSKQYQNQGLTLPDLINEGNAGLVKAAKRFDETRGFKFISYAVWWIRQAILQALAEQSRIVRLPLNKIGSINKINKAYSFLEQEHERPPSADEIATRLDLTVSDVKQSLKISGRHLSMDAPFREGETSNLYDVITSSEAPRPDADLMKSSLNVEVNRALDTLSEKEAEVIRHYYGISKRQPMSLQEIGDEFGLTRERVRQIKEKGIRRLRHASKSKVLKTYLG